A window of Mangifera indica cultivar Alphonso chromosome 13, CATAS_Mindica_2.1, whole genome shotgun sequence contains these coding sequences:
- the LOC123194469 gene encoding cyclin-A2-2-like — protein sequence MQNMKKENSAAAKVEKPTSRITRARAKALGTSVGVFPSVKPSLKPDQKPAHKVSSKRAADENEASITAASGLHHKRRAVLKDVTNISENAIFNRNNVAKVQSVKVAKIAKVVADVSVEILPDEDDVKSKLAEDLSKIRMVEPEQISLPATLKKREPVKQSICHNTDDCGKAEMILSAYASEKPVGLKGPQKKEENQLCQDLQSNDLCIINIDANLKDPQACSLYAPDIYNRKRVKELDLRPSTTYMEDLQQDITPNMRGILIDWLVEVSEEYKLVPDSLYLTVNLIDRFLSQSYIQKQRLQLLGVTCMLIASKYEEICAPRVEEFCFITDNTYTKREVLEMESQVLNLVHFQLSVPTSITFLRRYILAAQASYKVSSPELEFLANYLAELTLVEYDFLKFIPSLIAASAVFLARWTLNQSEHPWNPTLEHYTNYKASELKCTVLALEGLQMNTNGCPLNAVREKYRQQKFRSVAILTPTTRVVSLF from the exons atgcaaaatatgaaaaaagaaaactcaGCTGCTGCCAAAGTTGAAAAGCCTACTTCAAGAATCACAAGAGCACGAGCTAAAGCATTGGGGACTTCAGTAGGGGTATTCCCCTCTGTAAAGCCTTCTTTAAAACCAGACCAGAAGCCTGCTCATAAAGTGAGTTCCAAAAGAGCGGCTGACGAGAACGAAGCTTCTATAACTGCTGCCTCTGGCCTGCATCATAAAAGAAGGGCAGTGCTTAAAGATGTAACTAACATCAGTGAAAATGCAATCTTCAACCGAAACAATGTTGCTAAAGTTCAG TCTGTCAAGGTGGCTAAGATAGCAAAGGTGGTTGCAGATGTCTCTGTAGAAATCCTACCAGATGAAGATGACGTGAAGTCAAAGTTAGCTGAAGACTTATCTAAAATAAGGATGGTGGAACCAGAACAAATCAGTCTGCCAGCTACATTGAAAAAAAGAGAGCCAGTCAAACAGAGCATTTGCCACAACACTGATGATTGTGGCAAAGCAGAAATGATTCTTTCAGCATATGCTTCCGAGAAACCTGTTGGACTCAAAGGTCCTCAAAAGAAAG AAGAAAACCAGTTGTGCCAGGACCTGCAATCAAATGATCTATGCATCATTAATATTGATGCAAACTTGAAAGATCCTCAAGCTTGCAGTTTGTATGCCCCTGATATATACAATAGAAAACGTGTCAAAGAG CTTGACCTAAGACCTTCAACTACTTATATGGAAGATTTACAGCAAGATATCACTCCAAACATGCGGGGAATTCTCATTGATTGGCTTGTGGAG GTTTCTGAAGAATATAAACTGGTTCCAGACTCACTGTACCTCACAGTGAATCTCATTGATCGGTTTCTCTCCCAAAGTTATATACAGAAACAAAGGCTTCAGCTACTTGGTGTCACTTGCATGCTAATTGCCTC AAAGTATGAAGAAATCTGTGCACCACGAGTGGAAGAATTTTGCTTCATCACAGACAACACTTACACAAAAAGAGAG GTGTTGGAAATGGAGAGTCAAGTTTTGAATCTCGTGCACTTTCAGTTATCCGTTCCCACCTCAATAACATTTCTTAG GAGATACATTCTAGCTGCACAGGCTTCTTATAAG GTTTCCAGTCCAGAACTTGAATTTTTGGCAAATTATCTAGCAGAGTTGACTCTTGTTGAATATGACTTCTTAAAATTTATCCCTTCCCTCATAGCTGCATCTGCTGTGTTTTTAGCCCGATGGACACTCAATCAATCAGAGCACCCCTGG AATCCAACTCTAGAGCACTATACTAACTACAAGGCATCAGAACTGAAGTGTACAGTACTTGCATTAGAAGGGTTGCAGATGAATACTAATGGCTGCCCACTCAATGCTGTACGAGAAAAATACAGACAGCAGAAG TTCAGAAGTGTGGCAATTTTGACCCCAACAACGCGAGTTGTATCACTGTTCTGA
- the LOC123195085 gene encoding photosynthetic NDH subunit of subcomplex B 3, chloroplastic isoform X1, with protein sequence MASLLNFTAMSVSQQPPEFYLRGNTTPTFTTKRRANSVSFAVNSPEKPEIELEFIGPKAGSDGSYPVDIAKAISGEKLLRNIMLDNKIELYATYGKVMNCGGGGNCGTCIVEIIDGKDLLNERTNTELRHLKKKPESWRLACQTIVGNKENSGKVVVQRIPQWKK encoded by the exons ATGGCGTCCCTTCTCAACTTCACCGCCATGTCAGTATCTCAACAGCCACCAGAATTTTACTTGAGAGGCAACACTACGCCTACTTTTACGACGAAAAGGAGAGCCAATTCTGTGTCATTTGCCGTGAACTCACCGGAAAAGCCTGAAATCGAGCTTGAATTCATTGGT CCGAAAGCGGGAAGTGATGGATCCTATCCGGTGGACATAGCTAAAGCGATAAGTGGAGAGAAGCTGTTGAGGAACATCATGTTGGATAACAAGATTGAGCTTTACGCCACGTAT GGGAAAGTGATGAACTGTGGAGGTGGTGGAAACTGTGGAACTTGCATTGTGGAG ATTATTGATGGGAAAGATCTTTTGAATGAGAGAACAAATACTGAACTCCGCCATCTGAAAAAG AAGCCTGAATCTTGGAGACTAGCTTGTCAAACTATTGTGGGAAATAAAGAAAACTCTGGCaag GTTGTAGTTCAGAGGATACCCCAGTGGAAGAAGTGA
- the LOC123195085 gene encoding photosynthetic NDH subunit of subcomplex B 3, chloroplastic isoform X2: MASLLNFTAMSVSQQPPEFYLRGNTTPTFTTKRRANSVSFAVNSPEKPEIELEFIGPKAGSDGSYPVDIAKAISGEKLLRNIMLDNKIELYATYGKVMNCGGGGNCGTCIVEIIDGKDLLNERTNTELRHLKKAYSVFI; this comes from the exons ATGGCGTCCCTTCTCAACTTCACCGCCATGTCAGTATCTCAACAGCCACCAGAATTTTACTTGAGAGGCAACACTACGCCTACTTTTACGACGAAAAGGAGAGCCAATTCTGTGTCATTTGCCGTGAACTCACCGGAAAAGCCTGAAATCGAGCTTGAATTCATTGGT CCGAAAGCGGGAAGTGATGGATCCTATCCGGTGGACATAGCTAAAGCGATAAGTGGAGAGAAGCTGTTGAGGAACATCATGTTGGATAACAAGATTGAGCTTTACGCCACGTAT GGGAAAGTGATGAACTGTGGAGGTGGTGGAAACTGTGGAACTTGCATTGTGGAG ATTATTGATGGGAAAGATCTTTTGAATGAGAGAACAAATACTGAACTCCGCCATCTGAAAAAG GCGTATTCTGTTTTCATATGA
- the LOC123195084 gene encoding pentatricopeptide repeat-containing protein At5g11310, mitochondrial-like, with amino-acid sequence MNAYFHFHIRRRRTLRALQAPFRRNFSGHSWRSIPEHALVMCPAPPPPSYSQQLCPSTQPHPIPTQNFSQTNFSIISSFLRNPNISSGSDLHSELNRTGIEPDSGLVQAVFEHFDSSPKLLHTLFLWAETKPGFKSSVTLFNSMINVLAKAREFDSAWCMVLDKIGEDDGSGFVSKETFAVLIRRYARAGMPQAAIRTFEFGSNLDLINNSDSATSFFEILLDSLCKEGHVKVASEYVYQKKKLDTGWVPSIRIYNVLLNGWFRSRRLKHAERLWLGMQKENVKPSVVTYGTLVEGYCQMRRVERAIELVKEMRSQGIEPNPIVYNPIIDGLAEARRFDEALGMMERFLICEEGPTMSTYNSLVKGYCKAGDLAGASKILKMMINRGFVPSPTTYNYFFRYFTKFRKIEEAMNLYTKMISTGYIPDRLTYHLLLKMLCEEERLDLAVQINKEMKSRGYDADLATSTMLIHLLLKMYKFEEAFAEFEDMIRRGTIPQYLTFQRMNDEFKRRGMSDMVQKLCNLMSSVPYSTGLPNTYSEDRNASRAAALARRTSIMRRAEAMSDLLKTCRDPREIVKHRSSLETAVSSANQLMDDMKKRLKLM; translated from the coding sequence ATGAACGCTTACTTCCACTTCCACATACGCCGCAGGCGGACCCTCCGCGCTCTACAAGCACCGTTTCGCAGGAATTTCTCCGGCCATTCATGGCGGTCCATTCCGGAACACGCTCTCGTCATGTGCCCTGCTCCTCCACCTCCATCATATTCACAGCAGCTTTGTCCGTCCACTCAACCGCACCCTATTCCAACCCAAAATTTCTCGCAAACCAACTTCTCTATCATATCCAGTTTCCTGAGAAACCCTAACATTTCTTCCGGTTCGGATCTCCATTCCGAATTAAACCGGACTGGCATCGAACCGGATTCAGGCTTGGTACAAGCTGTATTTGAACATTTCGACTCCTCTCCTAAGTTGTTGCACACTTTGTTTCTCTGGGCCGAGACCAAACCTGGGTTTAAATCCTCTGTGACGCTGTTTAATTCGATGATTAACGTTCTTGCTAAAGCGCGAGAGTTTGATTCTGCCTGGTGTATGGTGCTTGATAAGATTGGCGAGGATGACGGCTCTGGATTTGTTTCTAAAGAAACTTTTGCAGTTTTAATCAGACGCTACGCTAGAGCAGGTATGCCTCAAGCTGCAATTCGGACGTTTGAATTTGGTAGCAACTTAGACCTAATTAATAATTCTGATTCGGCAACgagtttttttgaaattttattggaTTCCCTTTGTAAAGAAGGGCATGTTAAGGTAGCTTCAGAATATgtatatcagaaaaaaaaactgGATACGGGTTGGGTTCCATCAATTCGGatttataatgtattattaaatgGCTGGTTTCGTTCAAGAAGGCTGAAGCACGCTGAGAGGCTTTGGTTGGGAATGCAAAAGGAGAATGTGAAACCAAGTGTTGTAACATATGGTACTCTTGTTGAAGGATATTGTCAGATGCGTCGAGTTGAGAGGGCAATTGAGTTGGTAAAAGAAATGAGGAGCCAAGGAATTGAGCCCAATCCAATAGTGTATAATCCAATTATAGATGGATTAGCTGAAGCACGAAGATTTGATGAGGCATTAGGGATGATGGAACGGTTTTTAATTTGTGAAGAAGGCCCCACTATGTCCACTTACAATTCTTTGGTGAAGGGTTATTGCAAGGCAGGTGATCTTGCAGGGGCTAGTAAAATCCTTAAGATGATGATTAACAGGGGTTTTGTGCCCAGCCCCACAacctataattatttttttaggtaCTTTACAAAATTCAGGAAAATTGAGGAGGCAATGAACCTTTATACCAAGATGATTTCTACTGGATACATCCCAGACCGGCTTACTTATCATCTTCTGTTGAAGATGTTGTGCGAGGAGGAGAGACTGGACTTGGCAGTTCAAATTAACAAGGAAATGAAATCTAGAGGATACGATGCAGACTTGGCTACTAGCACCATGTTAATTCATTTGCTTCTCAAAATGTACAAGTTTGAAGAGGCTTTTGCTGAGTTTGAAGATATGATACGCCGGGGAACTATTCCTCAGTACCTTACTTTCCAGAGAATGAATGATGAATTTAAGAGACGAGGTATGTCTGACATGGTACAGAAACTATGCAATTTGATGTCTTCTGTCCCTTATTCAACAGGGTTGCCAAATACGTACAGTGAAGATAGAAATGCTTCCCGTGCTGCTGCCCTTGCAAGGAGAACATCTATAATGCGAAGAGCTGAAGCAATGTCTGATTTGCTAAAGACTTGTAGAGATCCAAGAGAAATTGTAAAGCATAGAAGTTCACTTGAGACTGCTGTATCAAGTGCAAACCAATTGATGGATGATATGAAGAAAAGATTGAAGCTGATGTGA